The following coding sequences are from one Shewanella putrefaciens window:
- a CDS encoding molybdopterin-dependent oxidoreductase has protein sequence MKLTRKSNIAPVADKPTLGISRRQFMKQAGIATGGIAAASLMGTGMMRRVEAKEVPHDAPIEVKRTICSACAVGCGLYAEVQNGVWTGQEPAFDHPFNAGGHCAKGAALREHGHGEKRLKYPMKLVDGKWKKISWEDAINEVGDQMLNIRKESGPDSVYFMGSAKFSNEGCYMYRKLAAMWGTNNIDHSARICHSTTVAGVANTWGYGAQTNSFNDIQNANAIFLIGANPAEAHPVSMQHILIAKERNNAKIIVVDPRFSRTAAHSDLHCAIRPGTDIPFIYGMLWHIFENGWEDKTFIKHRVFEMESIRAEVKKFPPKEVENITGVSEADVYQAAKLMADNRPGTVIWCMGGTQHHVGNANTRAYCILQLALGNMGVSGGGTNIFRGHDNVQGATDLGLLFDNLPGYYGLTSAAWSHWTHVWDLDMEWVKGRFDQTAYLGKDPMTTPGIPCSRWHDGVLEDKSKLAQKDNIRMAFFWGQSVNTETRQREVRDALDKMDTVVVVDPFPTMAGVMHRRKNGVYLLPAATQFETQGSVSNSGRSIQWREQVIQPLFESKTDIEIMYRLAQKLGIDEQYTKRIAKENGLPVIEDITREINRGMWTIGMTGQSPERIKLHTQNWGTFSNKTLEAAGGPAKGETYGLPWPCWGTPEAKHPGTQILYNQAKHVKDGGGNFRARYGVEYNGQSILADGTYSKGAEIKDGYPEFTADMLKQLGWWDDLTAEEKAEADGKNWKTDLSGGIVRVAIKHGCIPFGNAKARCIVWTFPDQVPVHREPLYTARRDLVAKYPTYDDMQVHRLPTLYKSIQEKDLSGKYPLVLTSGRLVEYEGGGEESRSNPWLAELQQEMFVEINPADAADRGIRNGENVWLEGAEGGRIKVQAMVTPRVKPGVTFMPYHFAGVMHGESLAPNYPEGTVPYVIGESCNTALTYGYDPVTQMQETKASLCQIVKA, from the coding sequence ATGAAGTTAACTCGCAAGTCCAATATCGCCCCAGTGGCAGACAAACCGACACTCGGCATTAGCCGTCGTCAATTTATGAAGCAAGCTGGTATTGCTACTGGTGGTATTGCTGCAGCCTCACTAATGGGTACTGGCATGATGCGCCGCGTCGAAGCCAAAGAAGTACCACATGATGCGCCAATCGAAGTAAAACGTACTATTTGTAGTGCCTGCGCAGTAGGTTGTGGTTTGTATGCCGAAGTACAAAACGGTGTTTGGACAGGTCAAGAACCCGCATTCGATCACCCATTCAATGCCGGCGGCCACTGCGCTAAAGGTGCGGCACTGCGTGAGCATGGTCACGGTGAAAAACGCCTGAAATACCCAATGAAATTGGTTGATGGCAAGTGGAAAAAAATCTCTTGGGAAGATGCCATTAACGAAGTGGGCGATCAAATGCTCAATATTCGTAAAGAGTCAGGCCCAGACTCAGTGTACTTCATGGGGAGCGCTAAGTTTTCTAACGAAGGTTGCTACATGTACCGCAAGTTAGCGGCGATGTGGGGCACAAACAATATCGACCACTCTGCTCGTATTTGTCACTCTACCACGGTAGCTGGTGTTGCTAACACTTGGGGCTACGGTGCGCAAACTAACTCTTTCAACGATATCCAGAACGCCAATGCCATCTTCCTGATCGGGGCAAACCCTGCGGAAGCACATCCGGTTTCTATGCAACATATTCTGATCGCGAAAGAAAGAAACAACGCGAAAATCATCGTCGTTGACCCACGTTTCTCTCGCACTGCTGCGCATTCAGACTTGCATTGTGCAATTCGCCCAGGCACTGATATTCCGTTTATCTACGGTATGTTATGGCACATTTTTGAAAATGGTTGGGAAGATAAAACCTTTATCAAGCACCGCGTATTCGAGATGGAAAGTATCCGTGCTGAAGTGAAGAAGTTCCCACCTAAAGAAGTCGAAAACATCACTGGCGTGAGCGAAGCCGATGTCTATCAAGCCGCTAAATTAATGGCTGATAACCGTCCTGGCACGGTAATTTGGTGTATGGGTGGTACTCAGCATCACGTCGGTAACGCGAACACCCGTGCTTATTGTATTCTGCAATTAGCACTGGGCAATATGGGCGTGTCAGGCGGCGGTACTAACATTTTCCGTGGTCACGATAACGTACAAGGCGCCACTGACTTAGGTTTGTTATTTGATAACTTACCCGGTTACTACGGTTTAACCTCTGCAGCATGGAGTCACTGGACCCATGTGTGGGATCTGGACATGGAATGGGTGAAAGGTCGATTCGATCAAACCGCCTACCTTGGCAAAGATCCAATGACGACACCGGGTATTCCTTGTTCTCGTTGGCACGATGGCGTGTTAGAAGATAAGAGCAAGTTAGCGCAGAAAGACAATATCCGTATGGCGTTTTTCTGGGGACAATCGGTCAACACCGAAACCCGTCAGCGTGAAGTGCGTGATGCCCTAGACAAGATGGACACAGTAGTGGTTGTCGACCCATTCCCAACAATGGCGGGCGTTATGCACCGTCGTAAGAATGGTGTATATCTGCTGCCTGCAGCAACTCAGTTTGAGACTCAAGGTTCAGTGTCTAACTCAGGCCGTTCAATCCAATGGCGTGAGCAGGTTATCCAACCGTTATTCGAGTCAAAAACCGACATCGAAATCATGTACCGTTTAGCGCAAAAACTCGGCATTGACGAGCAGTACACTAAACGCATAGCCAAAGAAAACGGCTTACCCGTGATCGAAGACATTACCCGCGAAATCAACCGCGGTATGTGGACTATCGGTATGACAGGTCAAAGCCCTGAGCGTATCAAGTTGCACACCCAAAACTGGGGCACCTTCAGCAACAAAACGCTCGAAGCCGCAGGCGGCCCAGCGAAGGGCGAAACCTACGGTCTACCTTGGCCATGTTGGGGTACACCAGAAGCGAAACACCCGGGTACTCAAATTCTGTATAACCAAGCCAAACACGTGAAAGACGGCGGTGGTAACTTCCGTGCTCGTTATGGTGTTGAATACAACGGCCAAAGCATTTTAGCCGACGGCACTTACTCTAAGGGTGCGGAAATCAAAGACGGTTATCCTGAATTTACTGCCGATATGCTCAAGCAATTGGGTTGGTGGGATGATCTGACCGCCGAGGAAAAAGCCGAAGCCGATGGTAAAAACTGGAAGACTGACCTGTCAGGCGGTATTGTGCGCGTGGCAATCAAACACGGCTGTATCCCCTTTGGTAATGCTAAAGCCCGTTGTATTGTTTGGACTTTCCCTGACCAAGTGCCTGTACACCGTGAACCGTTATACACAGCACGTCGTGACTTAGTGGCGAAATACCCAACCTATGACGATATGCAAGTACACCGTCTACCCACATTGTATAAGTCAATCCAAGAAAAGGATTTAAGCGGTAAGTACCCACTGGTACTGACCTCTGGTCGCTTGGTTGAATACGAAGGTGGTGGTGAGGAATCTCGTTCTAACCCATGGCTAGCTGAACTTCAGCAGGAAATGTTTGTTGAAATTAACCCTGCCGACGCTGCCGATCGCGGTATTCGTAACGGAGAAAATGTCTGGTTAGAAGGTGCCGAAGGTGGCCGTATTAAGGTGCAAGCTATGGTAACGCCTCGCGTTAAGCCAGGCGTGACCTTTATGCCGTACCACTTTGCGGGTGTGATGCACGGTGAGAGTTTAGCGCCGAACTATCCAGAAGGCACTGTACCTTATGTTATCGGTGAGTCTTGTAACACTGCGCTGACCTATGGATACGATCCTGTGACACAAATGCAGGAAACCAAAGCGTCACTCTGTCAGATCGTTAAAGCGTAA
- a CDS encoding twin-arginine translocation signal domain-containing protein, producing MKKQASDMGRRQLLKALALGSAAGAVATVSGQALAAAPTVEPIEPKSENYRETDHIRHYYASLKN from the coding sequence ATGAAGAAGCAAGCTTCCGACATGGGCCGTCGTCAATTGCTTAAAGCATTGGCACTCGGCAGTGCGGCAGGTGCGGTAGCCACTGTTAGCGGTCAGGCATTAGCCGCAGCGCCAACGGTTGAACCTATCGAGCCAAAGAGCGAGAACTACCGTGAAACCGACCATATTCGTCATTACTATGCGTCGCTTAAAAACTAA
- a CDS encoding twin-arginine translocation signal domain-containing protein — protein sequence MKQQPSDLSRRSLLKALTVGSVAGAAIAATGISVAQANESSTVTEKKSNGYHETAHITSYYDSLRS from the coding sequence ATGAAGCAGCAACCCAGCGATTTATCTCGCCGCTCTTTGCTTAAAGCGCTCACCGTTGGAAGTGTAGCGGGTGCCGCTATTGCCGCAACGGGCATAAGCGTGGCACAAGCCAACGAAAGCAGCACGGTAACCGAAAAGAAATCAAATGGTTACCACGAAACTGCGCATATCACTAGCTATTACGATAGCCTGCGCAGCTAA
- a CDS encoding formate dehydrogenase subunit gamma, whose amino-acid sequence MLNKQLNKSLRSLFALLVLVMGLGLGSVMSSSPVQASDQQSSQQQAKAQTSDADLWRAVKAGDAGYTTAKGVETGVLINVAGNQGKELRNEYLTPVMALAVTGVFGAFLVFYLVNGPSKLSHGFSGKLVARWSKADLWIHWIMATSCLALMFTGLTIMLGRHVIQPLLGPDLWAPLIYGSKTIHDWAGPVFIVAWAFCVVKWMPLQTFKMYDLKWFLVVGGYINFGPFKGKHPDSGFANAGEKMWFWTLTLFGLFISVSGIMLVLPGLDLPREASMAALLIHAISAVILIAFTIVHIWMATVLSEGGMECMVSGYCDENWAIQHHNLWYDEIKANGSLKYKD is encoded by the coding sequence ATGTTAAACAAACAGTTAAACAAATCACTGCGTAGTCTGTTTGCTCTGTTAGTGCTAGTCATGGGATTGGGATTGGGTTCAGTAATGAGCTCAAGTCCAGTTCAAGCAAGTGATCAGCAATCGAGTCAACAACAGGCGAAAGCGCAAACCAGCGATGCCGACCTTTGGCGTGCGGTAAAAGCGGGCGATGCCGGCTATACCACTGCAAAAGGTGTCGAAACTGGGGTGTTGATTAACGTTGCCGGTAACCAAGGAAAAGAACTGAGGAATGAATACTTAACTCCCGTGATGGCGCTAGCTGTGACTGGAGTATTTGGTGCTTTCTTAGTGTTTTATTTGGTGAATGGTCCTTCAAAACTTAGCCATGGCTTTTCGGGTAAGTTAGTAGCTCGTTGGTCTAAAGCGGATCTATGGATCCACTGGATAATGGCAACAAGCTGCTTAGCACTGATGTTTACAGGCTTAACCATTATGTTGGGACGGCATGTAATACAACCTCTGCTTGGGCCCGACCTATGGGCGCCATTGATCTACGGCAGTAAAACGATTCACGATTGGGCGGGTCCCGTCTTTATCGTGGCTTGGGCGTTCTGCGTGGTGAAATGGATGCCGCTTCAAACCTTTAAGATGTATGATCTAAAATGGTTTTTAGTCGTCGGTGGTTATATCAACTTTGGCCCATTCAAAGGTAAACATCCTGACAGTGGTTTTGCCAACGCTGGTGAAAAAATGTGGTTCTGGACACTGACCTTATTCGGTCTATTTATCAGTGTTTCCGGCATCATGTTAGTCTTACCCGGCTTAGACTTACCCCGTGAAGCCTCAATGGCAGCACTACTGATCCACGCTATCAGTGCAGTCATCCTAATTGCCTTTACCATAGTGCATATTTGGATGGCGACGGTACTCAGTGAAGGCGGTATGGAGTGTATGGTGTCAGGTTACTGTGATGAAAACTGGGCAATCCAGCACCACAACCTCTGGTATGACGAGATCAAAGCTAACGGCAGCTTAAAATATAAAGACTAG
- a CDS encoding TorD/DmsD family molecular chaperone yields MTESVRQVSENDQLRADIYQLLAALLRRHPSPELLHFLANLEIDANEDNAMTKAWLSLQLAAQQFRSEQLEDEYFALFLGVGCGEILPYGSWFMTGSLMDKPLALLRQDLMQLGFEREENVKEPEDHVAALCEVMGTLILEAPGYRQLAFYQRHIGSWIGRFCDNLTKAPSAAFYATVAQLAKAFFEMEANAFEQLSLDIPVNCPGSADLQPATNDAEKQVELVN; encoded by the coding sequence GCTGGCAGCGCTATTACGCCGCCATCCTAGCCCTGAATTACTGCACTTTTTGGCCAATCTTGAAATCGATGCCAATGAAGATAATGCAATGACCAAAGCTTGGCTGTCACTGCAGCTCGCGGCGCAGCAGTTCCGCAGTGAACAGCTAGAAGATGAGTATTTTGCCTTATTCCTCGGCGTGGGTTGTGGTGAGATCCTGCCCTATGGCAGTTGGTTTATGACCGGCTCATTAATGGATAAACCATTAGCACTGTTGCGCCAAGATTTAATGCAGCTCGGTTTTGAGCGGGAAGAAAACGTCAAGGAGCCTGAAGATCACGTGGCTGCGCTATGTGAAGTCATGGGCACATTGATCCTTGAGGCCCCAGGTTATCGTCAACTTGCGTTCTACCAACGCCATATTGGCAGCTGGATTGGTCGGTTCTGCGACAATTTAACTAAGGCCCCAAGTGCGGCGTTTTACGCCACGGTTGCACAACTGGCAAAAGCCTTTTTCGAAATGGAAGCCAATGCATTTGAGCAATTGAGCCTAGATATTCCAGTGAATTGCCCAGGCAGTGCCGACTTACAACCGGCCACCAATGATGCAGAAAAGCAAGTGGAATTAGTAAATTAA
- a CDS encoding formate dehydrogenase subunit gamma, with amino-acid sequence MNKWFKHIGLAIALLFSAVCIANGGDELATQVQQSDAQIWAQLKDGATGYTTSQSEFHAQPINTYDLRVLELRSDWLAPALMAALFGMIIIFVLFIKVNGISKLHHGFSGKLVHRWSKFDVSIHWLGAIPCLLLILTGLTLLAGRFFFQPWLSAGIWEAIVYGAKQIHDVMAIPFMIGWALMTTLWAKNQLPKMYDVKWFMVVGGYINFGPFKGKHPDAGFANAGEKMWFWAFALFGLIISASGMLLLFPNLFEPSRTLSLIALVLHSVSAIVICAFSIVHIFMATVMSEGGMECMVSGYCDENWATQHHNLWYDEIKANGTLKYKE; translated from the coding sequence ATGAACAAATGGTTCAAACACATAGGCTTAGCCATAGCACTGCTATTTAGTGCTGTGTGTATAGCCAATGGTGGTGATGAACTGGCGACTCAAGTTCAACAGTCTGATGCCCAAATTTGGGCGCAACTGAAGGATGGCGCCACGGGATACACTACCTCACAAAGTGAGTTTCATGCCCAGCCAATCAATACCTATGATTTACGAGTATTGGAGTTACGTAGCGACTGGTTAGCACCCGCCTTAATGGCAGCACTATTCGGTATGATTATTATCTTTGTCTTATTTATCAAGGTGAATGGCATTTCTAAGCTACACCATGGTTTTTCAGGCAAGTTAGTGCATCGCTGGTCTAAGTTTGATGTTTCAATCCACTGGTTAGGCGCGATTCCGTGCTTACTGTTGATTTTAACTGGCTTAACCTTACTGGCAGGTCGTTTCTTCTTCCAACCTTGGTTAAGTGCTGGGATCTGGGAAGCCATTGTCTACGGTGCTAAGCAAATCCATGATGTGATGGCGATTCCCTTCATGATAGGTTGGGCATTGATGACCACACTATGGGCGAAAAACCAGCTACCTAAAATGTACGATGTGAAGTGGTTTATGGTGGTTGGTGGTTACATCAACTTCGGACCATTCAAAGGTAAGCACCCTGACGCAGGCTTTGCTAACGCAGGTGAAAAAATGTGGTTCTGGGCATTTGCCCTGTTCGGGTTGATTATCTCTGCATCAGGTATGCTGTTACTCTTCCCTAACCTGTTCGAACCTAGCCGTACATTAAGCTTAATCGCCCTGGTACTGCACTCAGTGAGTGCTATCGTGATCTGTGCTTTCTCTATCGTGCACATCTTTATGGCAACAGTGATGTCAGAAGGCGGTATGGAATGTATGGTGTCTGGCTACTGTGATGAGAACTGGGCAACCCAACACCACAACCTGTGGTATGACGAAATTAAAGCTAACGGCACGTTAAAATATAAAGAGTGA
- the fdh3B gene encoding formate dehydrogenase FDH3 subunit beta, translating to MATMKFLCDTKRCIECNGCVTACKNENDSALEWGIQRRRVVTINDGQRGEASISVACMHCSDAPCMAVCPANCFYRTDDGIVLHNKDACIGCGYCLYACPFGAPQFPKKGAFGSRGKMDKCTFCAGGPEENHSDAERQKYGANRIAEGKLPMCAELCATKALLAGDAEVVSSIFRERMAYRGAKNAAWN from the coding sequence ATGGCTACTATGAAATTTTTGTGTGATACCAAGCGCTGCATCGAATGTAACGGTTGTGTCACAGCCTGTAAAAACGAAAACGACTCCGCTCTCGAGTGGGGGATCCAACGCCGCCGCGTAGTCACAATCAATGACGGTCAACGTGGTGAAGCATCCATCTCTGTCGCTTGTATGCATTGCTCAGACGCACCCTGTATGGCAGTTTGTCCAGCAAACTGTTTCTACAGAACCGATGACGGCATAGTGCTACATAATAAAGATGCTTGTATTGGTTGCGGTTATTGCTTGTACGCTTGTCCATTTGGCGCACCACAGTTCCCGAAAAAAGGTGCCTTTGGTAGTCGCGGTAAGATGGATAAATGTACATTCTGTGCCGGTGGCCCAGAAGAAAACCACTCAGATGCTGAACGCCAAAAATACGGTGCAAACCGTATTGCCGAAGGCAAGCTACCTATGTGTGCAGAACTGTGTGCCACTAAAGCCCTGTTAGCGGGTGATGCTGAAGTGGTTTCAAGCATCTTCCGTGAGCGTATGGCTTACCGTGGTGCTAAAAACGCGGCTTGGAATTAA
- the fdh3B gene encoding formate dehydrogenase FDH3 subunit beta yields MAVMKFLCDTKRCIECNGCVTACKNENDSALEWGIQRRRVVTINDGQPGEASISVACMHCTDAPCMAVCPADCFYRTDDGIVLHNKDTCIGCGYCFYACPFGAPQFPKKTAFGSRGKMDKCTFCAGGPEETFSEAERKKYGANRIAEGKLPMCAELCATKALLAGDAGVVSNIYRERMASRGNPNVIWGYNPKTGEIN; encoded by the coding sequence ATGGCAGTCATGAAATTTCTATGTGACACCAAACGCTGCATCGAGTGTAACGGTTGCGTCACTGCATGTAAGAACGAAAACGATTCCGCTCTCGAGTGGGGTATTCAACGTCGCCGCGTGGTGACAATTAACGATGGTCAACCCGGTGAAGCATCGATTTCAGTGGCATGTATGCACTGTACCGATGCGCCATGTATGGCCGTGTGTCCAGCAGATTGCTTCTACAGAACCGATGACGGCATAGTACTGCACAACAAAGATACCTGTATCGGTTGTGGTTACTGCTTCTATGCTTGCCCATTTGGTGCACCGCAATTCCCGAAAAAGACTGCTTTTGGTAGCCGCGGCAAAATGGATAAGTGTACTTTCTGTGCCGGTGGCCCAGAAGAAACCTTCTCCGAAGCCGAGCGTAAAAAATACGGTGCAAACCGTATTGCTGAAGGCAAATTACCTATGTGTGCGGAGCTTTGCGCAACCAAAGCACTGCTTGCTGGTGATGCGGGAGTGGTATCTAACATCTACCGTGAACGTATGGCCTCCCGTGGCAATCCTAACGTGATTTGGGGCTATAACCCAAAAACCGGTGAGATAAACTAA
- a CDS encoding molybdopterin-dependent oxidoreductase has protein sequence MRLTRKTDQVVEPKASTLGLNRRQFLKSAGLATGGIAAASMLGTGMMRKAEAKDIPHNVPTEVKRTICSHCAVGCGIYAEVQNGVWTGQEPAFDHPFNAGGHCAKGAALREHGHGEKRLKYPMKLEGGKWKKISWDQAINEVGDKMASIRQESGPDSIYFMGSAKFSNEQAYLYRKFAALWGTNNVDHSARICHSTTVAGVANTWGYGAQTNSINDIRNSKCIMFIGANPSEAHPVAMQHILIGKERGAKIIVVDPRFTRTAAKSDEYVHIRPGTDIPFIYGLLWHIFENGWEDKEFIKHRVYGMDRIREEVKKYTPEEVENVVGVPKAQMYRVAKMMAETKPGTIVWCMGGTQHHVGNSNTRSYCMLQLALGNMGVPGGGTNIFRGHDNVQGATDFGLLFDNLPGYYGLTTAAWDHWANVWDLDPKWVSSRFDQGEYLGQTPQTSTGIPCSRWHDGVLEDKTKIAQKDNIRLAFFWGQSVNTETRGREVREALNKMDTVVVVDPFPTMAGVMHQRQDGVYLLPAATQFETYGSISATNRSVQWRSKVIEPLFESLPDHVIMCKLAKKVGIDKELFKQIKVNGDEPLIEDITREFNKGMWTIGYTGQSPERLKMHQENWGTFDADSLEAPGGPAKGETYGLPWPCWGTPEMKHPGTQILYNEAKHVKDGGGNFRARYGVEHEGNNILAEGTYSKGSEIQDGYPEFTADMLKQLGWWDDLTADEKKHAEGKNWKTDISGGIQRVAIKHGCIPYGNAKARCIVWTFPDDIPRHREPLYTPRRDLVAKYPTYEDRMVARLPTLYKSIQDKDFAKDFPLALTSGRLVEYEGGGEESRSNPWLAELQQEMFIEMNPADAADRGIRDGDNVFVHGPEGAKITVKAMVTPRVIAGECFMPYHFAGVFEGESLAKNYPEGTVPYVIGESANTILTYGYDVVTQMQETKSSLCQISKA, from the coding sequence ATGCGATTAACCCGCAAAACAGATCAGGTTGTCGAGCCTAAAGCATCGACCCTGGGTCTCAATCGTCGCCAATTCTTAAAATCGGCAGGTCTTGCCACTGGTGGTATCGCCGCAGCTTCAATGCTGGGTACAGGCATGATGCGTAAAGCAGAAGCCAAAGATATCCCTCACAACGTTCCAACCGAAGTTAAACGTACCATTTGTTCTCACTGTGCTGTGGGCTGTGGTATCTATGCTGAAGTACAAAACGGTGTGTGGACAGGTCAAGAACCCGCATTCGATCACCCATTCAACGCCGGCGGCCACTGTGCTAAAGGTGCAGCACTGCGTGAGCATGGTCATGGTGAAAAACGCCTGAAATACCCAATGAAGTTAGAAGGCGGAAAATGGAAAAAGATCTCTTGGGATCAAGCCATTAATGAAGTAGGCGATAAAATGGCCTCTATTCGTCAAGAATCTGGCCCAGACTCTATCTACTTCATGGGTAGTGCCAAGTTCTCAAACGAACAAGCTTATTTATATCGCAAATTTGCGGCACTGTGGGGAACGAACAACGTCGACCATTCAGCCCGTATTTGTCACTCTACCACGGTAGCTGGTGTTGCTAACACTTGGGGCTACGGTGCGCAAACCAACTCAATCAACGATATTCGTAACTCTAAGTGCATTATGTTTATTGGGGCAAACCCCAGTGAAGCACACCCAGTTGCCATGCAGCATATTTTGATTGGTAAAGAACGTGGTGCCAAAATCATCGTAGTTGATCCACGTTTCACCCGTACTGCAGCTAAGTCTGACGAGTACGTGCATATCCGTCCTGGTACAGATATTCCCTTCATTTATGGTCTGTTATGGCACATATTCGAAAACGGCTGGGAAGATAAAGAGTTTATCAAGCACCGCGTTTACGGTATGGATCGCATCCGCGAAGAAGTGAAAAAGTACACCCCAGAAGAAGTTGAAAATGTGGTGGGCGTACCTAAAGCCCAAATGTATCGTGTTGCCAAGATGATGGCTGAAACTAAACCTGGCACCATTGTTTGGTGTATGGGTGGTACGCAGCATCACGTCGGTAACTCGAACACCCGTTCATACTGCATGTTACAACTCGCTTTAGGTAACATGGGTGTTCCTGGCGGCGGTACTAACATTTTCCGTGGCCACGATAACGTACAAGGTGCAACCGACTTTGGTTTGTTATTTGATAACTTACCCGGTTATTACGGTTTAACTACCGCCGCATGGGATCACTGGGCCAATGTATGGGATCTCGATCCTAAATGGGTCTCAAGCCGTTTCGACCAAGGTGAATACTTAGGTCAAACACCACAAACTTCAACAGGTATCCCATGCTCTCGTTGGCACGATGGCGTGTTAGAAGATAAAACCAAGATAGCGCAGAAAGACAATATTCGTCTGGCGTTCTTCTGGGGACAATCTGTCAACACTGAAACCCGTGGCCGCGAAGTGCGTGAAGCACTGAACAAAATGGATACCGTCGTTGTTGTCGATCCATTCCCAACGATGGCAGGTGTAATGCACCAACGTCAAGATGGTGTTTATCTGCTGCCTGCTGCAACCCAGTTTGAAACCTATGGTTCTATCTCTGCAACCAACCGCTCAGTTCAGTGGCGCTCTAAGGTAATAGAGCCGCTGTTCGAATCACTGCCAGATCATGTGATCATGTGCAAACTCGCTAAGAAAGTGGGTATTGATAAAGAGTTGTTCAAACAAATCAAAGTCAATGGTGATGAGCCTTTGATTGAAGATATTACCCGTGAATTTAACAAAGGTATGTGGACTATCGGTTACACCGGACAAAGCCCAGAACGTTTAAAAATGCACCAAGAAAACTGGGGCACTTTTGATGCTGACAGCTTAGAAGCTCCAGGCGGTCCAGCCAAAGGTGAGACCTATGGTTTACCTTGGCCTTGTTGGGGGACACCAGAGATGAAACATCCTGGAACCCAAATTCTGTATAACGAAGCCAAGCATGTTAAAGACGGCGGCGGTAACTTCCGCGCTCGTTATGGTGTTGAGCATGAAGGCAATAATATTCTTGCTGAAGGGACTTACTCTAAAGGCAGTGAGATCCAAGATGGTTATCCTGAATTTACCGCCGATATGCTTAAGCAATTAGGTTGGTGGGATGACCTAACAGCAGACGAGAAAAAACACGCCGAAGGCAAAAACTGGAAAACGGATATTTCTGGCGGTATCCAACGTGTTGCTATCAAACACGGCTGTATCCCTTACGGTAACGCTAAAGCTCGTTGTATTGTCTGGACATTCCCTGACGATATTCCACGCCACCGCGAACCACTTTACACGCCTCGTCGTGACTTAGTTGCTAAATACCCAACCTACGAAGACCGTATGGTTGCGCGTCTACCGACGCTGTATAAGTCAATTCAAGACAAGGATTTTGCTAAAGACTTCCCACTGGCACTCACATCAGGCCGTCTAGTGGAATACGAAGGTGGTGGTGAAGAATCCCGTTCTAACCCTTGGTTAGCTGAACTACAACAAGAAATGTTCATCGAAATGAACCCTGCTGATGCAGCGGATCGCGGTATTCGTGACGGTGATAATGTTTTTGTTCATGGTCCAGAAGGCGCCAAAATCACGGTTAAGGCAATGGTAACACCACGCGTAATTGCTGGTGAATGTTTTATGCCATACCACTTTGCAGGGGTGTTTGAAGGTGAAAGTCTCGCGAAAAACTATCCAGAAGGCACAGTGCCTTATGTGATAGGCGAATCCGCAAACACCATTTTAACTTATGGCTACGATGTTGTGACTCAGATGCAAGAAACTAAGTCCAGCCTCTGCCAAATTAGCAAAGCCTAA